A stretch of Chitinophaga caeni DNA encodes these proteins:
- a CDS encoding NAD(P)/FAD-dependent oxidoreductase, with protein sequence MKQDAIIIGGSYAGLSAALALGRSKRNVYIVDSGLPCNRQTPHSHNFLSRDGIRPAELASIAKAELLRYPTVQWLTDTVISVEGTDGTFTIKTEGGQAITSRKIIFATGVRDIMPNIPGFAECWGISIIHCPFCHGYEVKDEPIAIMADGDHALEMSKLLRHWNPELTVLTNGPSQLTPSQKELLTRNKINIIEEPIKRITHKLGYLEAIEFASFHLKGLKAMYAHPKMEQHCDIPIRLGCKLDDYGKLVTDEFQRTTVAGIFAAGDNATMLRSVANAVSRGQMAGVAIQRELLKPLE encoded by the coding sequence ATGAAACAAGATGCAATTATAATCGGGGGAAGTTATGCCGGTTTATCAGCGGCATTAGCATTAGGACGATCCAAGCGGAATGTTTACATCGTCGATTCAGGGTTGCCGTGTAACCGTCAAACGCCGCATTCCCATAATTTCTTATCCAGGGATGGTATCCGGCCTGCGGAGCTTGCATCGATTGCGAAGGCAGAACTGTTGCGGTACCCAACGGTTCAATGGTTAACTGATACGGTCATTTCCGTAGAAGGAACCGATGGTACATTTACTATCAAAACAGAAGGTGGACAAGCAATAACATCCAGGAAAATAATTTTTGCGACAGGCGTACGGGATATAATGCCCAACATCCCGGGTTTTGCAGAATGCTGGGGTATATCTATCATACATTGTCCCTTTTGTCACGGTTACGAAGTGAAAGACGAGCCGATCGCTATTATGGCAGATGGCGACCATGCTTTAGAAATGAGCAAGCTACTCCGGCATTGGAACCCAGAATTGACCGTTTTAACTAATGGTCCATCGCAATTAACACCCTCGCAAAAGGAGCTGTTAACACGGAATAAAATAAATATAATCGAGGAGCCGATCAAGCGTATAACGCATAAACTTGGGTATCTCGAAGCCATCGAGTTCGCTTCTTTCCATCTCAAGGGACTTAAAGCCATGTATGCACATCCCAAGATGGAACAGCATTGCGATATCCCTATTCGCCTGGGTTGTAAATTGGATGATTACGGGAAACTCGTTACCGACGAATTTCAGAGAACTACTGTAGCAGGAATTTTTGCAGCCGGGGATAATGCCACTATGCTAAGAAGTGTTGCTAACGCGGTATCCAGGGGACAGATGGCAGGAGTTGCTATCCAGCGGGAATTATTAAAACCCTTGGAATAA
- a CDS encoding Crp/Fnr family transcriptional regulator, whose amino-acid sequence MEQLLKAFNDVSPLGSGAAKDLAALFAAATLSQEAFFAREGTFDSKIAFIKQGITRAYFINRNGEELTKIFSRDLGFICPYTSVLTRTKNMINIQAITDCKLFVADYYELEALFDKYPEIERGIRKFAEYFFIQRERREVGLATLDPAARLKAFEENYPGLAAQIPGQYLASYLDIPIKELKNIL is encoded by the coding sequence ATGGAGCAGTTATTGAAGGCATTCAACGATGTCTCGCCACTAGGTTCAGGAGCCGCCAAGGATTTAGCTGCACTTTTCGCAGCGGCAACCCTTTCGCAAGAAGCATTCTTTGCCCGTGAAGGCACCTTCGATTCAAAGATTGCATTTATAAAGCAAGGCATTACAAGGGCATATTTTATTAACCGTAACGGGGAAGAGCTGACTAAAATATTTAGCAGGGACCTTGGTTTTATTTGTCCTTACACATCGGTATTAACGCGCACAAAAAACATGATCAATATCCAGGCGATAACTGATTGTAAATTGTTCGTGGCTGATTATTACGAGTTGGAAGCATTATTCGATAAGTATCCCGAGATCGAAAGGGGGATCCGCAAGTTTGCAGAATATTTCTTTATACAACGCGAACGGAGGGAGGTCGGTTTGGCAACCTTGGATCCCGCCGCAAGGTTGAAAGCTTTTGAAGAAAATTATCCTGGCTTAGCCGCACAAATACCGGGTCAATATTTAGCTTCTTACCTAGATATACCGATCAAGGAGTTGAAAAATATCCTGTAA
- a CDS encoding DUF1304 domain-containing protein translates to MNLTSQVLVLIVCLEHLYILWMEMFAWTTVGKKTFKGDYPEGFFESTKSLAANQGLYNGFLAAGLAWTFFIDEDAWAQKLAFFFLVCIVIAGVYGALTASKSIFFKQGLPAIITILVIYFTN, encoded by the coding sequence ATGAATCTTACTTCCCAGGTACTTGTATTGATCGTATGCCTGGAACATTTATACATCCTTTGGATGGAAATGTTTGCATGGACTACCGTTGGCAAAAAGACCTTCAAAGGGGATTACCCGGAAGGTTTTTTTGAATCAACAAAATCATTAGCTGCCAACCAAGGATTGTATAACGGTTTTTTAGCGGCAGGACTGGCATGGACTTTTTTTATAGATGAAGATGCCTGGGCGCAAAAGCTGGCATTCTTTTTCCTAGTATGTATCGTGATTGCGGGAGTATACGGGGCATTAACCGCGAGTAAATCAATCTTTTTTAAACAGGGCTTACCGGCAATTATTACGATCCTGGTTATATATTTCACGAATTAG
- a CDS encoding NADPH-dependent FMN reductase: MFKLKIISSSVRPGRKGPIVGKWVESSMQQLAGFEVEFIDLGELNLPMMDEPYHPRMQKYQHEHTKAWAAKIDEADAFVFVTAEYDYNYPAPLRNALEYLSKEWAYKPAGIVSYGGISAGTRAFVGLKGDLSSFRVVPLMESINIPFFDQFINDSGEFVPNNATMKAMDALIAELPRWTKGMQLIRENRL; encoded by the coding sequence ATGTTTAAACTTAAGATTATCAGTTCTAGCGTTCGGCCGGGGAGGAAAGGTCCGATAGTTGGTAAATGGGTGGAAAGTAGCATGCAGCAGTTAGCAGGGTTCGAGGTGGAATTTATCGATTTAGGAGAATTAAATCTTCCCATGATGGATGAACCATACCATCCCAGGATGCAAAAATATCAACATGAACATACGAAAGCCTGGGCCGCTAAAATCGATGAAGCTGATGCTTTCGTTTTTGTGACGGCGGAATACGATTATAATTATCCCGCTCCTTTGAGGAATGCTTTGGAATATTTAAGTAAAGAATGGGCCTACAAACCTGCCGGTATCGTGAGTTATGGTGGTATTTCTGCCGGGACCCGCGCATTCGTCGGCCTGAAAGGGGACCTGTCTTCTTTCCGGGTTGTGCCCTTAATGGAATCAATAAATATCCCTTTTTTCGATCAATTTATTAACGATTCCGGGGAATTTGTGCCCAATAATGCCACCATGAAAGCCATGGATGCGCTGATTGCCGAATTGCCACGCTGGACTAAAGGCATGCAACTGATCCGGGAAAATCGATTATAA
- a CDS encoding YceI family protein has translation MSAWIIDKAHSEIHFRIKYLTTATVTGAFREFTGKVQTDGMNIENAAIEVKLMIGSISTHHAVRDEHLRSSDFFEASKYPEIHFQSTGFHHRYDDRYNLEGLLTIKRYTEPVSLEVVYGGMERDQQGILKAGFEVAGLINRKQFGLTWNAWTESGPFALGDMIQLEANIELLLVDA, from the coding sequence ATGTCTGCCTGGATTATCGACAAAGCCCATTCTGAAATACATTTCAGGATAAAATATTTAACAACAGCAACTGTAACCGGCGCGTTTAGGGAGTTCACAGGGAAAGTGCAAACCGATGGTATGAATATAGAAAACGCGGCCATAGAAGTTAAGTTGATGATTGGAAGCATCAGCACTCACCATGCAGTGCGGGATGAACACCTGCGTTCTTCCGATTTTTTCGAAGCCAGCAAGTACCCGGAAATACATTTTCAGTCAACGGGGTTTCATCATCGGTATGACGATCGTTATAATTTAGAAGGATTGCTAACGATAAAAAGATATACGGAACCCGTAAGTTTGGAAGTTGTGTACGGTGGGATGGAAAGGGATCAGCAAGGAATCTTGAAGGCCGGGTTTGAAGTGGCAGGTTTGATTAACCGCAAACAGTTCGGGCTAACATGGAACGCTTGGACGGAATCGGGGCCATTTGCTTTAGGAGATATGATCCAGCTGGAAGCAAACATTGAATTGTTGCTCGTTGATGCATAG
- a CDS encoding DUF6850 family outer membrane beta-barrel protein translates to MRRIVYLLCVFELFSLAVIGQDIPGDFRLAADSTRWNAYRLARDHAFWMEELMPTKYSQAIIKGNIVNGKLMDARDATNIKRVQASSEGITELSGFKLFGSFSYTKVLEDSTRMTQQSRDNPTAPYAFGSVKYNHYERSVYDLKANAYKNLTGKNLPLAIGFDYKIGKHFSNNDPRADIATFQMDINATLGYKLLDDKLKIGAGYRGGYGKEEIAIGFKKDAYYQSTRYPDYNNRLFIGYEYDFWHNNNRSYQTDFRRSGFGLYAEYQQGHHRALGHFEYTHEKQDYAWYGSSIDPYELSYYGVDYNDLGLLYMYRQDSSTNLSVNYNMKMLYGKDFVLFKYLGNITINEIINHELTVRRSRSNLHKTNNMSVGVRYNSDSKKNGLYGNVLAYDHLVGNLTWGQQFCLKAPGRSLGYDLSLMYRYVLDQTFVMPGSSENVFEQYVIYHDYIYNASDIMGIGGQLQYSFLTGKTVHVGLKLGANYQFSVKEGQLPGGGISRTVLSTPGKERFNLNAALQLFF, encoded by the coding sequence ATGCGCCGGATAGTATATCTCCTCTGTGTATTTGAATTATTTTCGCTGGCTGTTATAGGCCAAGATATTCCCGGAGACTTTCGTTTAGCGGCGGATTCAACCCGCTGGAATGCCTACCGATTAGCCCGTGATCACGCTTTTTGGATGGAAGAATTAATGCCTACTAAGTACAGCCAAGCAATTATTAAAGGAAATATAGTCAACGGTAAATTGATGGACGCCCGCGATGCAACCAATATTAAACGGGTGCAGGCTTCGAGCGAAGGGATAACGGAACTCTCGGGATTTAAACTATTCGGATCGTTTAGTTATACAAAGGTCCTGGAAGATAGTACCCGCATGACCCAGCAATCCAGGGATAACCCAACGGCGCCATACGCTTTCGGATCGGTGAAATACAATCATTATGAAAGGTCCGTGTATGATCTCAAAGCAAATGCGTATAAAAATTTAACCGGTAAAAACTTGCCCTTGGCTATTGGTTTTGATTACAAAATCGGCAAACATTTTAGTAATAATGATCCACGAGCAGATATCGCCACTTTTCAGATGGATATAAATGCTACGCTCGGTTATAAATTATTGGATGATAAGCTGAAGATCGGTGCAGGGTACAGGGGTGGATACGGGAAAGAAGAGATCGCTATCGGGTTTAAGAAGGATGCTTATTATCAAAGTACCCGTTATCCCGATTATAATAACAGGCTATTTATAGGTTATGAATATGATTTTTGGCATAACAACAACCGCAGCTACCAAACCGATTTTAGACGTTCCGGGTTCGGCTTATATGCCGAGTATCAACAAGGCCACCACCGCGCATTAGGGCATTTCGAATATACCCATGAAAAGCAAGATTATGCCTGGTACGGTTCCAGTATCGATCCTTATGAATTGAGTTATTACGGTGTGGATTATAATGACCTCGGGTTGTTATATATGTACCGGCAAGATTCCAGTACGAACTTGTCAGTAAATTATAATATGAAAATGTTATACGGGAAGGATTTCGTCCTATTTAAATACCTCGGTAATATCACCATTAACGAAATTATAAACCATGAATTAACGGTGAGAAGATCACGCTCCAATCTACATAAAACTAATAATATGAGCGTAGGTGTCCGGTATAATTCCGATTCAAAGAAAAACGGGTTATATGGAAACGTGCTTGCATACGATCACCTGGTTGGAAACCTAACCTGGGGACAACAATTTTGCTTGAAGGCACCCGGCAGAAGCTTGGGTTACGATTTGAGCCTCATGTACCGCTATGTTTTAGATCAAACATTTGTTATGCCCGGTTCCAGCGAGAATGTTTTCGAACAGTACGTTATTTATCACGACTATATTTACAATGCTTCGGATATTATGGGCATCGGGGGGCAATTGCAGTATAGTTTTCTTACCGGGAAGACTGTCCATGTTGGTCTAAAGCTGGGCGCAAACTATCAATTTTCCGTTAAAGAAGGGCAGTTGCCGGGTGGTGGCATATCGAGGACCGTGTTATCAACACCGGGCAAAGAGCGTTTCAATTTAAATGCGGCATTACAATTATTTTTTTGA
- a CDS encoding DUF4876 domain-containing protein, whose amino-acid sequence MKKIATLCLFSIAWLVACRKDDAPSIRPIDLTVELSFDADNKDYGFPVENIEVALTNTNGGAPIYANTDASGAALFPQVNAGLYNISAVFKVSPAAYLAKTGVSVKDSVVFNAVGNNVNIYAATNISKVQLSLVPGKVGDWVIKQVYYAGSDLKDGASFRDQFIEVYNNSNDTLYADSLYISRLWGLQTPSSGYKYYLVNDANGQFDWTKSLNMPTGIDANKDYVYMRDLFMIPGNGTTYPVAPGKGLLIASTGINHKQPFTDDNGKDYSVNKPELTVDLSQADFEAYLGDAVIANGGNKAAYDLDNPGVTNLRVVKYDATEWILDNLGRDSYVIFKMPGGEDAGKLPAYNDPSITPPTATSKVRIQLPVAYIIDGVEVMPNDVSDLIPKKLQASLDAGYTYAPAGKYSSQSVIRKTAKTVNGRTILQDTNNSTVDFDYFEVATPLGFK is encoded by the coding sequence ATGAAAAAAATAGCTACCCTGTGTTTATTTAGTATTGCCTGGTTGGTTGCCTGCCGTAAGGATGATGCTCCTTCTATTAGGCCGATCGACTTAACCGTGGAGCTTAGTTTTGATGCTGATAATAAGGATTACGGTTTCCCTGTAGAAAATATTGAAGTGGCCTTAACAAATACAAATGGTGGCGCACCTATTTACGCTAATACGGATGCGTCCGGGGCTGCTTTGTTCCCCCAGGTCAATGCAGGGCTGTATAATATCTCTGCCGTATTTAAAGTATCCCCGGCCGCTTATTTGGCAAAAACCGGTGTGTCTGTAAAGGATTCCGTAGTTTTTAACGCGGTAGGCAACAATGTTAATATTTATGCTGCTACCAATATTTCTAAAGTGCAATTGAGCTTGGTACCCGGTAAAGTTGGTGATTGGGTTATAAAACAAGTTTATTACGCAGGCTCGGATTTGAAGGATGGCGCCAGCTTCCGTGACCAGTTCATCGAAGTTTATAATAATAGCAACGATACATTGTATGCCGATAGCTTGTATATCTCCCGTTTGTGGGGGCTTCAAACTCCAAGTAGCGGCTATAAATATTACCTTGTAAACGATGCTAACGGCCAATTTGACTGGACAAAATCATTGAACATGCCAACCGGTATCGATGCTAACAAGGACTATGTTTACATGAGGGACCTGTTCATGATTCCCGGTAATGGTACAACGTATCCCGTTGCGCCCGGTAAAGGATTGTTGATAGCATCTACCGGTATCAACCACAAGCAACCTTTTACAGATGATAATGGGAAAGATTACAGTGTCAATAAGCCTGAATTAACGGTAGATTTATCACAGGCCGATTTTGAAGCTTACCTCGGGGATGCGGTAATTGCCAACGGCGGTAATAAAGCCGCTTACGATTTGGATAATCCCGGCGTAACTAATTTGCGCGTGGTAAAATACGATGCTACAGAATGGATTTTGGATAACCTCGGCCGCGATAGTTACGTAATCTTCAAAATGCCCGGCGGTGAAGATGCGGGCAAGCTACCGGCTTATAATGATCCTTCCATAACGCCGCCGACTGCAACAAGCAAGGTGAGGATTCAATTACCGGTGGCATACATCATAGATGGGGTGGAGGTGATGCCAAATGATGTGAGCGACTTGATTCCGAAAAAGCTGCAAGCTAGTTTGGACGCCGGTTATACTTATGCGCCGGCAGGGAAATATAGCTCGCAGTCCGTTATTAGGAAAACAGCTAAAACGGTGAATGGTAGAACCATTCTCCAGGACACGAATAACTCTACCGTCGATTTCGATTATTTCGAAGTGGCTACGCCGCTAGGGTTTAAATAA
- a CDS encoding TonB-dependent receptor codes for MRLLASICLLLLLGNSTVTRAQSGTFQLKGKIIDGNNKPVSFATVVIEETKNGVTADENGVFTLPLNARKGDRLNLLFSRIGMQTAKDSIIVGDLLNQLVVFRMYELNLSLKEIKVSPESGKSISNSAIVIDRDVIEQTPALSISDLLNLLPNQKFTPPSLQNVQNLNLRIAPTATNTGRSDYGLNNAFGIAIIMDGNLISNNANMQSRNPLRSATGLSGAVVTTGGSVGVGNTDSYSGDNTFGGIDLRQIPTENISKIEVISGVASAKYGEMTDGAVIIERQAGYSPLYIRTQLRDNASNYGFSKGFHLKNNLGALNIGANYTSSFMDNRDKLKAYKRLTTNLMWTKYFGKDEKVKNTFSLDYSKFLDGVKKDPDEELDKTARFDSWNFAVANRLLFNVNKNFMKSASLNMRLSYGEQVTSTEEYVNKPVTLYTLETSPGIHEGNFGPGQYTSLSMIEGKPINYTASLDFNTEFYTGNLKHRFTYGGNFNYSANKGRGQLFDPALPRAQANVNFNSKAGLSERYYDYSLIYPQKDGGVYLEDRFITYILGKPLSSSIGLRLDLQNKYKVLNPRSNFRYKLSGNFDLGLALGFSSKAPGLGQLYPGPVFFDIPLVIHFTGNESTSTYLLYTDRYDQEPKDIKPMKSFTTELNLSYHKNGYNFTLNAFYKNSTNGFGTETRYKFLHLPKYNVEEQAGTKPNLTPTGEYLNTQVSYYSLENNLASKNTGLELMMAFPKFDAIATTLNAALGITRSELTKEGLKSTSYTNDQPENLDYATVGVYENGRTINVQSRGRLSTNTHFPKLRLMIRFTGTFDLIDKNSTPGYSGVPIAYYTADGRYFEVKNFDPADPDMMHLLRTDNVKSSNSDQPAIYSNFHANISKDILKNITLSFNVYNFFNYRPRFRIEGSTDARIPNGRPTFGAELVWKIP; via the coding sequence TTGAGATTATTAGCTAGTATTTGCCTGCTCTTGCTTTTGGGCAACAGCACTGTTACACGGGCTCAATCAGGAACTTTCCAGTTAAAAGGTAAGATCATCGACGGCAACAATAAGCCGGTATCCTTTGCTACAGTAGTTATCGAAGAAACCAAGAATGGTGTTACCGCCGACGAAAACGGTGTTTTTACCTTGCCATTGAACGCGAGGAAAGGTGACCGCCTTAACTTGCTATTCAGCAGGATCGGTATGCAAACAGCCAAGGATTCGATTATCGTGGGCGATCTGTTGAACCAACTGGTCGTTTTTAGGATGTATGAGCTGAACCTCTCGCTGAAAGAAATCAAGGTAAGCCCCGAAAGTGGTAAAAGCATTTCCAATAGCGCCATCGTTATCGATCGTGATGTTATCGAGCAAACACCGGCCCTGAGTATTAGCGACCTGTTGAACCTGCTGCCCAACCAGAAGTTCACACCGCCTTCTTTACAGAATGTCCAAAACCTCAACCTGAGAATTGCCCCGACCGCTACGAATACGGGCAGGAGCGATTACGGTCTGAATAACGCCTTCGGTATTGCCATTATCATGGATGGTAACCTTATTAGCAACAATGCCAACATGCAATCACGCAACCCCCTAAGATCCGCTACAGGTTTATCTGGCGCGGTTGTGACAACAGGTGGTAGCGTAGGTGTTGGGAATACGGATTCATATTCGGGGGATAATACTTTCGGCGGCATAGATCTTAGGCAGATACCTACCGAGAACATCAGTAAAATAGAAGTAATCTCCGGCGTTGCTTCCGCCAAGTATGGGGAAATGACCGATGGCGCCGTTATCATTGAGCGCCAAGCGGGATATTCCCCTTTATATATCAGGACACAACTTCGGGATAATGCCAGTAATTACGGCTTCTCCAAGGGGTTTCATCTGAAAAACAACCTCGGGGCATTGAACATCGGTGCCAACTACACCAGTTCGTTTATGGATAACCGTGATAAACTGAAAGCATATAAACGTTTGACAACAAACTTGATGTGGACCAAGTATTTCGGTAAGGATGAAAAAGTGAAAAACACCTTTTCACTTGATTATAGCAAGTTCCTCGATGGTGTTAAGAAAGATCCGGATGAAGAATTGGATAAAACAGCCCGTTTCGATAGCTGGAACTTTGCCGTCGCAAACCGCCTCTTGTTCAATGTAAATAAAAATTTCATGAAAAGCGCCAGCCTGAATATGCGCTTGAGCTATGGTGAACAAGTTACCTCCACCGAAGAATATGTAAATAAACCCGTTACCCTTTATACCTTGGAAACTAGTCCAGGCATTCATGAAGGGAATTTCGGTCCCGGCCAATACACTTCACTTTCCATGATTGAAGGTAAGCCTATCAATTATACGGCAAGCCTTGATTTCAATACAGAATTTTATACCGGTAACTTAAAACACCGCTTCACATACGGCGGGAATTTTAACTATTCTGCAAATAAGGGAAGGGGGCAATTGTTTGACCCGGCACTTCCCAGGGCACAGGCTAATGTGAATTTTAATAGTAAAGCCGGCTTATCTGAAAGGTATTACGATTATTCACTTATCTATCCTCAAAAAGATGGTGGTGTTTATCTAGAAGATCGATTCATTACTTATATCCTGGGCAAACCTTTAAGTTCTAGTATCGGCCTGAGGTTGGATTTGCAGAACAAGTATAAAGTGTTGAATCCCCGGTCTAATTTCCGTTACAAATTATCGGGTAATTTCGACCTCGGTTTAGCCTTGGGCTTTTCTTCTAAAGCCCCGGGGTTGGGACAGCTATACCCCGGCCCGGTATTCTTTGATATCCCGCTCGTTATTCATTTCACGGGAAATGAAAGCACCAGCACGTATTTACTGTACACCGATCGCTACGACCAGGAGCCTAAGGATATTAAGCCGATGAAATCATTCACTACGGAACTGAACCTATCTTATCATAAAAACGGTTACAACTTCACGCTGAATGCTTTCTATAAGAATAGTACGAATGGATTCGGTACCGAGACACGGTATAAGTTCCTCCATTTGCCCAAGTATAATGTTGAAGAACAAGCCGGGACAAAGCCTAACCTTACGCCTACAGGGGAATATTTAAATACCCAGGTTAGTTATTATTCGTTGGAAAATAACCTGGCATCCAAGAATACCGGGTTAGAACTGATGATGGCTTTCCCTAAGTTCGATGCCATCGCTACAACTTTGAACGCCGCATTAGGAATAACGCGTTCGGAATTAACGAAAGAAGGTCTTAAATCAACCTCATATACGAATGATCAACCCGAGAATTTGGATTACGCAACCGTAGGGGTATATGAAAATGGCCGTACCATAAATGTTCAAAGCCGCGGAAGGTTGTCAACTAACACCCACTTCCCCAAATTGAGGCTGATGATAAGATTTACCGGAACTTTCGATCTCATCGATAAGAATAGCACACCCGGCTATAGCGGTGTACCTATCGCATACTACACGGCAGACGGCAGGTATTTCGAAGTGAAAAATTTTGATCCGGCAGATCCGGATATGATGCACCTGCTACGTACGGATAATGTGAAGTCGAGCAATAGTGATCAGCCCGCAATTTATAGCAATTTCCATGCGAATATCAGCAAGGATATTTTAAAGAATATCACCTTGTCATTTAACGTGTACAACTTTTTTAATTACAGGCCGAGATTCCGCATCGAAGGATCTACGGATGCCCGCATTCCTAACGGCAGACCGACTTTCGGAGCAGAACTGGTTTGGAAAATACCTTGA
- a CDS encoding LuxR C-terminal-related transcriptional regulator, which yields MEVVQFKDLEKIWKNISQHVNRPTYKSEQSVSQQILNIFQVGDFYYFIFNTQNAQVEYVDPNVVKVLGYPAEDVSPAFFFSVIHPEDQHWFVNFEHTVVEFFQQLPPDQVLNYKVRYDFRLRKKDGTYIRILQQVVTLLADEKGLVMKTLGVHTDITELKPSGRPVLSFIGMNGAPSYVDVEIKTVFVPNKELISPREKQILTLLIEGKTSKEIATILGNTKQTVDKHRKNMLMKTGAKSSAELVVKAVKEGWI from the coding sequence ATGGAGGTAGTACAATTCAAAGACTTAGAAAAAATCTGGAAGAATATTTCCCAACATGTTAACCGCCCTACTTATAAAAGCGAACAATCTGTTTCCCAACAAATACTGAATATTTTCCAAGTCGGAGACTTTTATTATTTCATCTTTAATACCCAGAATGCACAGGTTGAATACGTTGACCCAAACGTGGTCAAAGTGCTGGGATACCCGGCAGAAGACGTATCCCCGGCCTTCTTCTTTTCTGTTATCCACCCGGAAGATCAACACTGGTTCGTCAATTTCGAACATACCGTCGTAGAGTTTTTCCAACAACTCCCCCCCGACCAGGTGCTGAATTATAAAGTGCGCTACGATTTCAGGCTCCGCAAGAAAGATGGCACTTATATACGCATCCTGCAACAGGTGGTTACCTTATTAGCCGATGAAAAAGGTCTAGTAATGAAAACCCTGGGCGTACATACGGATATTACGGAACTGAAACCAAGCGGTAGGCCGGTGCTTTCTTTTATAGGCATGAACGGGGCGCCTTCATATGTTGATGTCGAGATTAAAACCGTGTTTGTTCCAAACAAGGAACTAATTTCTCCCAGGGAAAAACAGATACTGACCCTCCTTATAGAAGGTAAAACAAGTAAAGAGATAGCCACAATCCTGGGCAATACGAAACAAACCGTGGATAAGCACCGGAAAAATATGTTGATGAAGACCGGGGCCAAATCTTCGGCAGAACTCGTTGTTAAAGCGGTCAAGGAAGGTTGGATATAA
- a CDS encoding multidrug effflux MFS transporter — protein sequence MGTTFSRSQYVSMILILGSLTALGPFTIDMYLPGFPAIAKDLHTLPSKVSLSLSSYFIGISVGQFLYGPLLDKYGRKPPLLFGLGLYVSASLACVFVTSIEGLIAWRFFQALGSCAANVAAMATVRDIFPVKDNAKVFALLMLVVGASPMVAPTLGGYLTSSLGWQAVFVVLTCMGILNIINVVLWLPDKYVPDRTLSLDPKSIIQNFAAVVKVPQFSTYAMAGAITFSGLFAYISASPNVFMEHFSLDGKVYGWVFAFLSIFFIGSSQINSMLLRWYRSEQIVRTVLCIQVIIASCFLVSSLLGWMNVTTCILFLMGYLSCLGIINPNTAALSLAPFSQKVGSASAVLGASQMTAGAIVSMAISLSPGTSTLPLATALTVTASTGFIILIAGTKISRKGK from the coding sequence GTGGGAACTACGTTTTCCAGGAGCCAATATGTTTCCATGATACTCATATTAGGTTCCTTAACGGCGCTAGGGCCGTTTACTATCGACATGTACCTTCCCGGTTTCCCCGCAATTGCTAAAGACCTGCATACGCTCCCCTCGAAAGTTTCCTTATCACTTTCCAGTTATTTCATCGGTATTTCCGTTGGGCAATTCCTATACGGGCCGTTATTGGATAAATATGGAAGGAAACCACCGTTATTATTCGGTTTGGGATTATATGTATCGGCTTCCTTGGCTTGCGTTTTTGTAACCAGTATCGAAGGTTTGATCGCCTGGCGTTTCTTCCAGGCACTGGGTAGCTGCGCTGCTAATGTTGCTGCCATGGCTACCGTGCGCGATATCTTTCCAGTAAAAGATAATGCGAAAGTATTTGCCTTGCTGATGCTCGTAGTGGGCGCATCACCGATGGTTGCCCCTACCCTTGGCGGTTACCTAACCAGTAGCCTGGGATGGCAAGCCGTATTCGTGGTATTGACTTGCATGGGGATTTTAAACATCATCAACGTTGTTCTTTGGTTACCGGATAAATATGTACCAGACAGGACTTTATCCCTTGACCCCAAGTCTATCATACAAAACTTTGCTGCCGTTGTAAAGGTGCCGCAGTTTTCAACATACGCGATGGCTGGCGCGATCACCTTTTCGGGACTATTTGCTTATATATCGGCTTCTCCCAATGTATTCATGGAGCATTTTAGCCTTGACGGGAAGGTTTACGGGTGGGTATTCGCATTTCTATCGATTTTTTTCATCGGTTCCAGCCAAATCAATAGCATGTTGCTACGTTGGTATAGAAGTGAACAAATCGTGCGTACCGTGCTTTGTATCCAGGTAATCATCGCTTCCTGCTTCCTGGTTTCCAGTTTATTAGGCTGGATGAATGTTACCACCTGCATCTTATTCCTCATGGGTTATTTGAGCTGTCTCGGTATCATTAATCCCAATACCGCGGCCTTGTCCTTGGCGCCGTTTAGTCAAAAGGTGGGCAGCGCTTCCGCAGTGCTGGGCGCGTCCCAAATGACCGCCGGTGCCATTGTTTCGATGGCAATCAGCTTGTCGCCCGGAACCTCCACGTTGCCACTCGCAACGGCATTGACTGTTACAGCCAGCACCGGCTTTATTATTTTAATTGCCGGAACAAAAATCAGCAGGAAAGGGAAATGA